The sequence AAGCCCTGATGATCAACAAATTTAGCCAACTGCTGCTCGATTTGCTGCAAATCCCCTTTAATGAGCTGCATCGGCTGAAATTGCGGTATGAATAGCGGGGTCACTGATGCCAGGGTCTGTTGGGCAAACTCCACCAGATAGACACTTTTCTCTTTGCTCAATTCATCAAAACTCAGGGCAATGGGGGAGCCGCTGTAACGGATATGCTCGGTTTTAGCCACTTGCTGAGCCCGGTGAATGTGGCCCAACGCAATGTAATCTGCTGGTGGAAATGCTTGGGCGGGGAACGCATCCAGTGTGCCGATGTAGATATCACGAACCGAGTCTGAGGTGGTGACACCTAGGGTGGTGAGATGCCCGGTGGCAATAATAGGTAGCGGCAAACCCAGTTCGGTGCGCAGTTCAATGGCCCGCTGATATAACGCCTGATAGTGGGCAGCAATGGCTTCTTGCAGTGCCAGCTGTTTTTGCCCGCCAGATTCGCCGGCTTGACTAGTCACCAAGTCCCGTGGTCGTAAGAAGGGAATTGCACAGAGTAAGGCCGCAGGTTGTTGCTGATGGTTTTTCAGCGTAATAATTTGTTGTTCGAGATTGCGACTGGCACAAGAGATCACCGTGGTATTCAAATAGGAAAGCAAGTCACGTGATTCATTCAGTGTCGAGACTGAATCGTGATTCCCCCCTAGAACAACCAACTGGCAGCCCGTGGGCTGTAGCTCCACCACGAAGCGGTTATAGAGCTCGCGGGCATAACTAGGTGGGGAGCCGGTATCAAAGATATCACCAGCGACAATCAGCGCATCTACCTGATTTTCTTCAATCTGCCTAATGAGCCAGTGCAGAAATGCCTGGTGTTCGGCAGCCCGGCTTTTGGTGAAGAAGTGTTGGCCTAAATGCCAATCAGAGGTATGGATAATGCGCATAAATCTCCCGCACGGCAGGTTATCAGTCAAAGAGAGTGGCGCTGATTATAAACGCTGACCGCAGGATGTCGCGGCTAAAACAGTCGCTTGAAGTAAATCTCCGAGACGTCTCGCAAACTTGGCTGCTGCATTTTGCAATTACTGTAAAATTTATCACTATGCTTATTGCGGGTAGAAGCGCGATGTTTTTCATAAAAATGTCACAAAACTGACGCATAATGGCTCCCGAAATCAAATAGTGACCACTAACTTACTGGCAGGGTTGATGATGGCAAGACGCATACTGGTGGTGGAAGATGAAGCGCCAATCCGTGAGATGGTGTGCTTTGTGTTGGAACAGAATGGTTACCAACCATTAGAAGCCGAAGATTATGACAGCGCAGTCACTCGTTTGTCGGAGCCTTTCCCTGATTTAGTGCTGCTGGACTGGATGCTGCCGGGTGGCTCGGGTATCCAATTTATTAAACATATGAAGCGCGAAGCATTGACCAGAGATATTCCGGTGATGATGTTGACAGCCCGTGGCGAAGAAGAAGATAGAGTCCGCGGTTTGGAAGTGGGTGCTGATGACTATATTACCAAGCCTTTTTCGCCGAAAGAGCTGGTGGCGCGCATCAAGGCGGTTATGCGCCGGATATCGCCAATGGCGGTGGAAGAAGTGATTGAAATGCAAGGGCTAAGCCTTGACCCCTCCTCACATCGGGTGATGGCTAACGAGCAAGCTCTGGATATGGGGCCGACCGAGTTTAAACTACTGCACTTCTTTATGACCCATCCTGAGCGTGTTTACAGTCGTGAGCAGTTGCTTAATTATGTCTGGGGCACTAACGTTTATGTAGAAGATCGGACGGTTGACGTGCATATTCGTCGACTACGCAAGGCGCTTGAAGTTGATGGTCATGACCGCATGGTACAAACTGTCCGGGGAACTGGATACCGTTTCTCAACGCGCTACTGAGTTTTCAGTGCCGGAGAATTCGTTGTGTTAGAACGTTTATCGTGGAAAACGCTGGCTTTAGAGCTGGCCCTTTTTTGTTTGCCGGCATTACTGCTGGGTGCTTTTATCGGGTATCTCCCTTGGTTATTGCTGATATCCGTGCTCGCGGCGCTAGTCTGGAACTTCTATAACCAACTTAAGTTATCTCACTGGCTGTGGTTAGACCGCAGCATGACCCCGCCTGCTGGCCGTTGGAGCTGGGAGCCGCTATTTTACGGCTTATACCAGATGCAACTGAGAAATCGTCGGCGTCGGCGCGAGTTGGCACTACTCATCAAGCGCTTTCGTAGCGGTGCCGAATCACTGCCGGATGCGGTGGTTATCACCACCATTGATGGCAATATCTTCTGGTGTAACGGCCTGGCTCAGCAACTGCTTGGGTTTCGTTGGCCGGAGGATAATGGTCAGCATATTCTTAACTTATTGCGCTATCCAGAGTTCAGCCAATATCTGCAACAGCAACTTTTTTCCCGCCCACTGACCCTGCAATTGAATAATGGCTATTACGTTGAGTTTCGCGTGATGCCTTATTCAGAAGGGCAATTACTGATGGTCGCCCGTGATGTGACCCAAATGCGTCAGTTGGAAGGGGCGAGGCGTAACTTCTTTGCGAATGTCAGCCATGAACTGCGCACCCCCCTGACAGTATTGCAGGGCTATTTGGAAATGATGCATGACCAGGAGTTAGTCGGGCCATTGCGGGACAAAGCACTCGGGACGATGCAGGAGCAGACCAAGCGCATGGATGGGCTGGTTAAACAGCTATTGACGCTATCACGTATTGAAGCTGCACCTAATGTGGATATGAATGAGCGAGTGGATATTCCGTTGATGCTAAAAGTATTGCAGCATGAGGTACAGGCATTGAGTAATGGCCGTCACGAGATCACTTTTCGGGTAAATGAGCAGTTAAAGGTGTTTGGCAACGAAGATCAACTGCGCAGTGCTGTCTCGAATCTGGTCTATAACGCGGTTAATCACACCCCTGAGGGCACCAAAATTGAGGTGTGTTGGCAGCAAACGCCACAAGGCGCACACTTTCAGGTCAGCGACAATGGGCCGGGAATTGGCCCGGAACATGTGCCACGGCTGACCGAGCGTTTCTATCGGGTGGATAAAGCGCGCTCACGGCAAACGGGCGGTAGTGGGCTGGGGCTGGCGATTGTGAAGCACGCATTGAGCCACCACGATGCACGTTTAGAGGTGATGAGTGAAATTGGTCTGGGCACGCGATTTATCTTTACCTTGCCGAACCGGTTGATTGTTCCCGCAGTTTTAGCCGAGAATGCAGTCAAATCCTAACACTGCATGGATACTAAGCTGATGAGATGGGGGAAATGGGCGCTGTTCACTGCCATGCTAGGGGTTAGCTGTGGTGTTCTTGCGCAACAGGTGGAGCTATCACCGATGACGGCCGGGCACTCATCACTGCCCGTTTCAACAGCTGATACCTTGTCAGGTAATCTTTCCAGTGTTGGTTCTGATACCTTAGCCAACTTGATCTCCTTGTGGGCTGATGATTTCAATCAGCACTATCCCGGTGTTAATTTGCAGATACAGGCCGCAGGATCGTCCACTGCGCCTGCCGCGTTGGCAGCTGGGGCCGCTCAGCTCGGTCCTATGAGTCGGCCAATGAAAGCTGGTGAAGTTAGCGCATTTATCCAGCGTTATGGCTATCCGCCGCTGGCGGTCCCAGTGGCCGTCGATGCATTGGTGGTTTTTGTTCATCAGGACAACCCACTGAATAAACTGACTTTATCTCAGCTTGATGCCATTTTCTCGCAAAATCGCCGCTGCGGAGCACCTCGCCCGATTCAGCGCTTTGGTGAATTGGGGTTAACAGGTGACTGGGCGAATCGCGCTTTGCAGCGGTATAGCCGAAATTCAGCCTCAGGAACCTATGGCTACTTTAAGCATCGAGTGCTGTGTGATGGTGACTTTATGAATAATGTCAATGAGTTGCCTGGTTCAGCCTCCGTGGTGCAAGCAGTGGCGGGGTCATTAAATGGCATTGGTTATGCCAGTATTGGTTTTCGTAACAGTGGCGTTAAGTCATTGGCTCTGGCGGCTACTGGGCAGGATTTTGTCTTGCCGACACCTGAAAATGTTAAAGATGGTCGCTATCCCTTGTCGCGCTATCTCTATATTTATATCAATAAGGCACCGGGCCAGCCGTTGGAACCGCTGACTGCGGCACTCCTTGAACGAGTTTTATCGCCAGAAGGGCAGAAACAAGCTACCCATGATGGCTATCTGCCTCTACCTCCTGATGTATTGACTCATACCCGAAAAGCATTGGGCTTTGCTGGCTAGTCTGCTTTCAATATCACTTTTCGCCCATACCATCGGGCGCTGTTTCCTGCGAATAAAACTCTCGGGTAACCGGTGATATTTTCAACCGATGAGTAGAGGGAGCAGGGTAAGAGTGACCATAAATTGTTAACTATTGGATATAAATGATACAAATCTTGTGGTGCATATTTCTCTAAATCTGGCACGATTAACTGGTTTGGTGAAATTATCTGGATGATGACTCTGCTTTTATGATCCTCACTTGCCTTTCCCCGCTATAAACTGTCTACTTACCGCCGTTGTTAGCCTATTCCACCTGCAAATAACTTCAAAAATACTGCATACTGACGAAATAGATTGCTTATTAACCGCCGGAGTTTGCGTTTATCAGAGCTTTGTATTGTTTCGATCACGTAGGGAAGGCCACAGCTTAGGACTTTTTCTTTTGATCATTTTAACTAGGCAACGCACATCACTATGAGTCATCGTTTATCGTCTAAAGATATTATGGCATTAGGTTTTATGACCTTTGCTCTATTCGTCGGGGCCGGCAATATCATCTTCCCGCCGATGGTAGGTTTACAATCGGGTGAACATGTTTGGATGGCAGCACTCGGCTTTCTGATTACCGCGGTTGGGTTACCGGTAATTACAGTTATCGCGCTGGCGCGTGTCGGTGGTGGTATTGATGCTCTGAGTACCCCGATTGGCCGCGGTGCCGGTCTGGTACTGGCAACTGTTTGCTATCTGGCGGTCGGCCCACTGTTTGCTACCCCCCGTACTGCAACCGTCTCGTTCGAAGTGGGTATTGCCCCTTTGACTGGAGATGGCCCATTGCCACTGTTTATCTATAGCGTGGTTTATTTCGCGCTAGTTATCGGAATTTCGCTATATCCGGGCCGCTTACTGGATACGGTCGGGCATATTCTAGCGCCACTGAAGATTTTAGCGCTGGCTATTCTAGGTATTGCTGCACTGATTTGGCCCGCAGGCCCATTGATTCCCGCCACGGATGCCTATCAGCAAGTTCCGTTCTCCTCCGGTTTTGTTAATGGCTATTTGACCATGGATACCTTGGGGGCCTTGGTCTTTGGTATCGTTATCGTCAATGCAGCCCGTTCACGTGGTGTGGTTTCCTCACAGCTGCTGACGCGCTATACCATCTGGGCTGGATTGATTGCCGGTGTCGGTTTGACGTTGGTCTACCTGAGCTTGTTTAAGCTGGGTTCTAGCAGTGGCGCTTTGGTGCCGGATGCCCAAAATGGAGCGGTGGTGTTACATGCTTATGTGCAGCACACCTTTGGTGGGTTGGGAAGCGTATTCCTGGCTGCCTTGATATTCATCGCCTGTATGGTTACAGCCGTGGGCCTGACCTGCGCCTGTGCTGAATTCTTTGCTCAATACTTGCCGCTATCTTACCGGGCACTGGTGTTTATTCTCGGTATCTTCTCGATGATGGTGTCGAATCTGGGGTTGAGCCATCTGATTCAGATCTCTATTCCGGTTCTGACGGCAATTTATCCGCCATGTATCGTGCTGGTACTGATGAGCTTCACTCTACGCTGGTGGCATCACGCCTCACGCATCGTCGCTCCGGTCATGTTGGTCAGCTTACTGTTCGGTATCCTTGATGCGGTGAAAGCTTCCACCTTTGCGCACTTCTTGCCCGAATGGACGCAGCATCTGCCGCTGGCGGCACAGGGTCTGGCATGGTTATCACCTTCGCTGCTGGTATTCGTTGTCGTAGGGTTGTACGATCGCCTCTGCTGTCGTCAGGAAGTTGCTGCCAAGCAATAACTGCACAGCGATAGAATTTTTTTAGCCACGGCTCACCCCCGTGGCTTTTTGCTGAAAAAAGACGGGACTTTATTCATGGAATTACCAGTCAAAAATAAGCTAAAACGCGGCCTAACGACACGCCATATCCGCTTTATGGCATTGGGGTCAGCAATAGGTACAGGCTTATTCTATGGTTCGGCTGATGCAATAAGAATGGCGGGGCCAAGCGTATTATTGGCATACCTGATTGGTGGCGTGGTGGCATTTATCATCATGCGCGCCTTGGGCGAAATGTCAGTGAATAACCCGCAGGCCAGCTCGTTCTCGCGCTATGCACAAGATTATCTGGGGCCGATGGCCGGCTATATCACCGGCTGGACCTACTGTTTTGAGATTCTGATTGTGGCGATTGCCGATGTGACCGCTTTTGGTATCTATATGGGGGTCTGGTTCCCGCAGGTAGATCACTGGGTATGGGTGCTAAGTGTGGTTCTGATCATTGGCGCGGTCAATATGATGAGCGTTAAGGTCTTTGGCGAGCTGGAGTTTTGGTTTTCATTCTTCAAAGTTGCCACCATTATTATCATGATCTTGGCCGGTATCGGTATCATCATTTGGGGTATTGGCAATGGTGGGCAGCCAACCGGTATCCATAATTTATGGACCAACGGCGGCTTCTTTAGTAATGGTTTTGTTGGCATGATCCTATCATTGCAGCTGGTGATGTTTGCTTACGGTGGTATTGAGATTATTGGTATTACTGCAGGTGAAGCTGAGAACCCGAAAAGCTCCATTCCGAAAGCTATTAACTCCGTGCCGTGGCGTATTCTGGTGTTCTATGTCGGTACGCTGTTTGTCATTATGTCAATTTACCCGTGGAATCAAGTTGGCACCAATGGCAGCCCGTTTGTACTGACCTTCCAGCATATGGGGATTACTGTTGCTGCGGGTATTTTGAACTTTGTGGTTATCACCGCCTCGTTATCTGCTATTAACAGTGATGTGTTTGGTGTTGGGCGCATGTTGAACGGGATGGCAGAGCAGGGCCATGCACCCAAAGCTTTTGCGGCGATCTCTAAACGCGGTGTGCCGTGGGTTACGGTGTTGGTGATGATGGGGGCCATGCTGACGGCGGTTTACCTCAATTACATCATGCCGGAAAATGTGTTCCTGGTGATCGCTTCACTCGCGACCTTTGCGACAGTTTGGGTGTGGATTATGATCCTGTTCTCTCAGATTGGTTTCCGCCGCTCGCTGAGCAAAGAGCAAATTAAGGCACTGGATTTCCCACTACGTGGTGGCACCTTTACATCAGTTCTGGCTATCATTTTCCTGGTGTTTATCATCGGCCTGATTGGTTGGTTCCCAACGACTCGAGTCTCACTGTATGTCGGGCTAGTGTGGATAGCGCTGTTGCTGGTGGGGTATTACTTCAAGGTCAACCATCAGAAAAAACAGATAGAGCCGGCGAAACAAGCGGAATAATGCTGAGTTGAACTGCATATCAAACAGGGAGATTTTATCTCCCTGAGGTTGCTGACAAAGTACCCGCGACGGAGAGAACAGGCAGATCGTAAAGACGCCGTAAATACTTCCCTGTAGGCTCGAGCCGCGCCATCCCTGGCGCGGACGCTTTACTCTTCTGTCTGTCCTCGCCGTTCAAGCTCGAGTCATTGGGGTTTGTCAACGGTCTGAGGGAGATTTTATCTCCCGCTTTTTTTTGCTCAATGTAATAGTGTTAAGCCTGCAATTTCATCACTCTGTAACTCAATAAGTCTCTCCGCCCCCGACCTCATCCCCGATATTTATGCGGATAGATGAGGGTAAGCCCTCCATAACGTGGCATTGTTTATACCGGTTACATTTAACAGGTGAA comes from Yersinia bercovieri ATCC 43970 and encodes:
- the sbcD gene encoding exonuclease subunit SbcD, encoding MRIIHTSDWHLGQHFFTKSRAAEHQAFLHWLIRQIEENQVDALIVAGDIFDTGSPPSYARELYNRFVVELQPTGCQLVVLGGNHDSVSTLNESRDLLSYLNTTVISCASRNLEQQIITLKNHQQQPAALLCAIPFLRPRDLVTSQAGESGGQKQLALQEAIAAHYQALYQRAIELRTELGLPLPIIATGHLTTLGVTTSDSVRDIYIGTLDAFPAQAFPPADYIALGHIHRAQQVAKTEHIRYSGSPIALSFDELSKEKSVYLVEFAQQTLASVTPLFIPQFQPMQLIKGDLQQIEQQLAKFVDHQGLPVWLDIEVATKDYLTDIQRRIQALTADLPVEVVLLRRSKEQRNNSIERQEKETLNELSVADVFERRLAQEADLAEPRQQRMRQMFSQVVEEITQGKDAAEEQPI
- the brnQ gene encoding branched-chain amino acid transport system II carrier protein encodes the protein MSHRLSSKDIMALGFMTFALFVGAGNIIFPPMVGLQSGEHVWMAALGFLITAVGLPVITVIALARVGGGIDALSTPIGRGAGLVLATVCYLAVGPLFATPRTATVSFEVGIAPLTGDGPLPLFIYSVVYFALVIGISLYPGRLLDTVGHILAPLKILALAILGIAALIWPAGPLIPATDAYQQVPFSSGFVNGYLTMDTLGALVFGIVIVNAARSRGVVSSQLLTRYTIWAGLIAGVGLTLVYLSLFKLGSSSGALVPDAQNGAVVLHAYVQHTFGGLGSVFLAALIFIACMVTAVGLTCACAEFFAQYLPLSYRALVFILGIFSMMVSNLGLSHLIQISIPVLTAIYPPCIVLVLMSFTLRWWHHASRIVAPVMLVSLLFGILDAVKASTFAHFLPEWTQHLPLAAQGLAWLSPSLLVFVVVGLYDRLCCRQEVAAKQ
- the proY gene encoding proline-specific permease ProY; amino-acid sequence: MELPVKNKLKRGLTTRHIRFMALGSAIGTGLFYGSADAIRMAGPSVLLAYLIGGVVAFIIMRALGEMSVNNPQASSFSRYAQDYLGPMAGYITGWTYCFEILIVAIADVTAFGIYMGVWFPQVDHWVWVLSVVLIIGAVNMMSVKVFGELEFWFSFFKVATIIIMILAGIGIIIWGIGNGGQPTGIHNLWTNGGFFSNGFVGMILSLQLVMFAYGGIEIIGITAGEAENPKSSIPKAINSVPWRILVFYVGTLFVIMSIYPWNQVGTNGSPFVLTFQHMGITVAAGILNFVVITASLSAINSDVFGVGRMLNGMAEQGHAPKAFAAISKRGVPWVTVLVMMGAMLTAVYLNYIMPENVFLVIASLATFATVWVWIMILFSQIGFRRSLSKEQIKALDFPLRGGTFTSVLAIIFLVFIIGLIGWFPTTRVSLYVGLVWIALLLVGYYFKVNHQKKQIEPAKQAE
- a CDS encoding PstS family phosphate ABC transporter substrate-binding protein, whose translation is MRWGKWALFTAMLGVSCGVLAQQVELSPMTAGHSSLPVSTADTLSGNLSSVGSDTLANLISLWADDFNQHYPGVNLQIQAAGSSTAPAALAAGAAQLGPMSRPMKAGEVSAFIQRYGYPPLAVPVAVDALVVFVHQDNPLNKLTLSQLDAIFSQNRRCGAPRPIQRFGELGLTGDWANRALQRYSRNSASGTYGYFKHRVLCDGDFMNNVNELPGSASVVQAVAGSLNGIGYASIGFRNSGVKSLALAATGQDFVLPTPENVKDGRYPLSRYLYIYINKAPGQPLEPLTAALLERVLSPEGQKQATHDGYLPLPPDVLTHTRKALGFAG
- the phoR gene encoding phosphate regulon sensor histidine kinase PhoR, translated to MLERLSWKTLALELALFCLPALLLGAFIGYLPWLLLISVLAALVWNFYNQLKLSHWLWLDRSMTPPAGRWSWEPLFYGLYQMQLRNRRRRRELALLIKRFRSGAESLPDAVVITTIDGNIFWCNGLAQQLLGFRWPEDNGQHILNLLRYPEFSQYLQQQLFSRPLTLQLNNGYYVEFRVMPYSEGQLLMVARDVTQMRQLEGARRNFFANVSHELRTPLTVLQGYLEMMHDQELVGPLRDKALGTMQEQTKRMDGLVKQLLTLSRIEAAPNVDMNERVDIPLMLKVLQHEVQALSNGRHEITFRVNEQLKVFGNEDQLRSAVSNLVYNAVNHTPEGTKIEVCWQQTPQGAHFQVSDNGPGIGPEHVPRLTERFYRVDKARSRQTGGSGLGLAIVKHALSHHDARLEVMSEIGLGTRFIFTLPNRLIVPAVLAENAVKS
- the phoB gene encoding phosphate response regulator transcription factor PhoB; protein product: MARRILVVEDEAPIREMVCFVLEQNGYQPLEAEDYDSAVTRLSEPFPDLVLLDWMLPGGSGIQFIKHMKREALTRDIPVMMLTARGEEEDRVRGLEVGADDYITKPFSPKELVARIKAVMRRISPMAVEEVIEMQGLSLDPSSHRVMANEQALDMGPTEFKLLHFFMTHPERVYSREQLLNYVWGTNVYVEDRTVDVHIRRLRKALEVDGHDRMVQTVRGTGYRFSTRY